The following proteins are encoded in a genomic region of Aliiroseovarius sp. F47248L:
- a CDS encoding PQQ-like beta-propeller repeat protein yields MKFTHSAALLVSLSLLSACSQQEYILPGEREDLRSLNPQTMDAAELSEAAAAVEGPDRADRAQPISLPAVVNHSSWTHLGGSLTHRVQHPALSPAPKLLFAASIGQGNDRKHRITAEPVVANGRVFTLDSRAQVVATSTAGATLWSRDLTPPSDRSDDASGGGLAYADGTIYVTSGFGLVSALDAATGRVKWQQKMDASGSGAPALSGGLVYVVSRDNSAWAIEAANGRVKWRLSGTPSQDGVVGVSSPAVTDRLVLLPFASGEVVAALKKGGARTWSSLIAGERAGRGYSIVTDITGEPVVKDGVIFTGNPVGRTVAIDLSGERLWTAKEGAVSPVWVTGGSVFLVSDEAQLVRLDAKTGERIWGVPLPYYTKSKNRKRKAIYANLGPVLAGGKLWVASSDGVMRGFNPVNGALVGQVAIPGGAATRPVVVNGTAYLVSRDGKLLALR; encoded by the coding sequence TTGAAGTTCACACACAGCGCTGCTCTTTTGGTCTCGTTGAGCCTTCTGTCTGCCTGTTCCCAACAGGAATACATTCTTCCCGGCGAACGGGAAGACCTGCGCAGTCTGAACCCGCAAACCATGGACGCCGCCGAGCTATCCGAGGCGGCAGCAGCCGTCGAAGGACCTGATCGCGCTGATCGCGCACAGCCGATTTCCCTGCCGGCCGTGGTTAATCATTCAAGCTGGACTCATCTGGGTGGCAGCCTGACCCACCGCGTGCAACATCCCGCCCTGTCCCCCGCGCCAAAGCTGCTGTTTGCGGCATCAATCGGTCAAGGCAATGACCGAAAGCATCGGATTACCGCCGAACCGGTCGTGGCAAACGGGCGCGTGTTCACGCTGGACAGCCGTGCGCAGGTGGTGGCCACATCGACCGCTGGTGCAACACTTTGGTCGCGTGACCTGACTCCGCCGTCGGATCGGTCCGACGATGCCTCGGGGGGCGGTCTGGCCTATGCCGATGGCACGATCTATGTGACCTCTGGCTTCGGTCTGGTCAGCGCGCTTGATGCCGCCACGGGGCGGGTCAAATGGCAGCAGAAGATGGACGCCTCGGGATCCGGGGCGCCTGCGTTGTCGGGTGGGCTTGTTTACGTGGTCAGCCGCGACAACAGCGCCTGGGCAATCGAGGCGGCGAATGGCCGGGTGAAATGGCGCCTGTCCGGCACGCCAAGCCAGGATGGTGTGGTGGGAGTATCTTCGCCAGCCGTCACCGATCGTCTAGTGCTTCTGCCTTTCGCCTCGGGAGAGGTCGTGGCCGCCCTGAAAAAAGGCGGTGCGCGCACATGGTCCAGCCTGATCGCTGGTGAACGCGCCGGACGCGGCTATTCCATCGTGACCGACATCACAGGCGAACCTGTGGTGAAGGATGGTGTGATCTTTACCGGTAACCCAGTGGGGCGCACCGTGGCCATCGACCTGTCGGGTGAGCGTCTGTGGACCGCAAAAGAAGGCGCTGTCAGCCCGGTTTGGGTCACGGGCGGGTCGGTTTTCCTTGTCTCGGACGAAGCGCAACTTGTGCGTCTGGATGCCAAAACCGGTGAACGCATCTGGGGCGTGCCGCTGCCTTATTACACCAAATCAAAAAACCGGAAACGTAAAGCGATCTATGCCAATCTTGGCCCCGTTTTGGCAGGTGGCAAGCTGTGGGTTGCCTCGTCTGACGGCGTGATGCGTGGTTTCAACCCCGTGAACGGCGCGCTGGTCGGACAGGTGGCCATTCCGGGTGGGGCTGCAACACGTCCCGTCGTGGTGAATGGCACCGCTTATCTGGTGTCACGTGACGGCAAACTTCTGGCTTTGCGCTGA
- a CDS encoding efflux RND transporter periplasmic adaptor subunit, whose translation MRLFPIVTAILVVAGLYFLVFQRDTLETAAGTPAAEVSEAATDNVDASPTSGVSVVALRSTAREIELPVLLRGRTEANRRVELRAETTGQVVSAKIAKGSLVNEGDVLCQLDAGTREASLAEATARLAEAKARAPEADARVIEAQARLDEATFNLTAATKLSAGGFASDTRVANTKASVEAARAGFIAAQSGASSSAAAIQSAEAAVAAAQREIERLDIRAPFPGTLETDTADIGTLLQPGAACATVVQYDPVRVVGYVSELQVDKLTTGLPANVRLAAGGELTGIVTFVADTADPITRTFRVEVEISRPDDASVIRAGQTAEVVITGNGLLAHLVPQSALTLDDDGQLGVRIVTDSNLAGFSPVEMIRDSVDGVWITGLPTTADVIVVGHHYVSDGVSVDVTYQEPGI comes from the coding sequence ATGCGCCTTTTCCCAATAGTCACGGCGATCCTTGTGGTGGCGGGATTGTATTTTCTGGTGTTTCAACGTGACACGCTTGAAACGGCAGCGGGAACACCAGCCGCAGAGGTCAGTGAGGCAGCCACCGACAACGTGGATGCATCACCTACCAGTGGTGTTTCAGTGGTGGCTTTGCGAAGCACTGCGCGCGAGATCGAATTGCCTGTTCTGTTGCGCGGCCGGACCGAGGCCAATCGAAGGGTTGAACTGCGCGCCGAAACGACTGGGCAAGTCGTGTCTGCCAAGATTGCCAAGGGCAGCCTTGTGAACGAAGGCGATGTTTTGTGCCAACTTGATGCAGGCACTCGTGAAGCCAGCCTAGCAGAAGCCACCGCGCGTCTGGCCGAAGCAAAGGCACGTGCGCCCGAAGCCGACGCCCGTGTGATCGAAGCGCAGGCAAGGTTGGACGAGGCAACATTCAACCTGACCGCCGCCACCAAGTTGTCAGCAGGCGGATTTGCATCAGACACGCGGGTTGCCAACACCAAAGCATCTGTTGAAGCGGCACGCGCTGGGTTTATCGCAGCACAATCGGGAGCCTCCAGTTCCGCCGCGGCCATCCAGTCCGCCGAGGCCGCCGTGGCCGCTGCCCAACGCGAAATCGAGCGGCTGGACATCCGCGCGCCTTTCCCCGGCACGTTAGAAACCGACACTGCCGACATCGGGACGCTGCTGCAGCCCGGCGCCGCCTGCGCGACGGTGGTGCAATATGATCCGGTGCGCGTCGTCGGTTACGTCTCTGAACTTCAGGTCGACAAGCTGACCACCGGGCTGCCCGCGAATGTGCGGCTGGCGGCTGGCGGCGAGCTGACAGGTATCGTGACCTTCGTTGCCGACACCGCAGACCCGATTACACGGACCTTTCGAGTCGAGGTTGAAATCTCGCGTCCTGACGACGCTTCGGTTATCCGTGCAGGCCAAACCGCCGAGGTCGTCATCACGGGGAACGGGTTGCTCGCACACCTTGTACCGCAAAGTGCACTGACGCTGGACGACGATGGGCAATTGGGCGTTCGGATCGTGACCGACAGCAATTTGGCAGGGTTTTCGCCCGTCGAGATGATACGCGACAGTGTCGACGGTGTGTGGATCACCGGGTTGCCCACAACCGCGGATGTGATTGTCGTGGGCCATCACTATGTCAGTGATGGCGTATCCGTTGACGTCACCTATCAGGAGCCGGGCATATGA
- a CDS encoding efflux RND transporter permease subunit, with protein sequence MIGIIDWAANRARMVIAFVILSVLSGAIAYVSLPKEGEPDIEIPALFVSVPFPGISAADAEQLLLRPMETELADIDGLKTMSGTAAEGYAGVALEFEFGWNKTNVMADVRDAMNSAEGKFPQGFDSYSVNEINFSEFPIIIVNLTGNVPERTLVRLARELQDELEGLDAVLEASLTGYRDEMLEVEIDPLKLEAYNVTAGELIQVVQNNNQLIAAGDIKTPTGSTAVKIPSSFDEVKDVYDLPVKVNDDSVVTLGDLATIRLTFEDREGTARFNGDTTVALQVVKRKGYNLIDTAAEVRDLVDETRNSWPKELQQAVQIGTSNDQSYVVDSMVRQLEGSVITAIALVMIVVLGALGIRPALLVGFAIPTSFLLTFALFGALGVTISNIVMFGLILAVGMLVDGAIVVVEYADKKITEGVGPMAAYTAAAKRMFWPIVSSTATTLCAFLPMLFWPGIPGEFMGWLPKTLIFVLMASLLVALIYLPVVGGVSGRISRTIGFLSDALRGLPVWLRALLVLPSAYVLFLSGFQLLNPGYLFGGVPPFEGAMSILPGALLFVLGATATSVTLGSLSWHREAQRIQGGYRRTWFGHLIHFISGNPIMPLVSIALVIGFVVSTFMMYGRNNLGVEFFADSEPEQAIVYVRARGNLSLEEQDAMVKQAEEIALSTKGIDSVFAFAGSGGLNQNTGGAMGPRDSIGQLQIELVAWVDRPSIEQDAPLFGLIPFTTTEIDPEFDGDVVMARLEERLATLPGIRTEVLNLNRGPASAKPVHLRLKGDDWDALEQAANMAIAQFDATPGLTAIEDTLPLPGIDWQIEVDVEEAGRYGTDVATVGGMVQLVTNGILLDTMRVDSSDEEIEIRVRLPEQDRVLSTLDGLKIRTATGLVPMSNFVTRKPVPSLAQIDRVDQSRYYDVKAGVQDGLVRLTDPEGGERYVNAAEADRIMATGEGANLTRIPVTPGDRIAALTKWIDGADLPAGVSYEWTGDQEDQAESQAFLGQAFIGALGMMFIILLAQFNSLYNSVLVLLAVVLSTTGVLIGMMVMQQPFSIIMTGTGIVALAGIVVNNNIVLIDTYQDYARYMPKIEAITRTAEARIRPVLLTTITTMAGLAPMMLGLSLDFFNGGYSLDAPTALWWKQLATAVVFGLGIATVLTLVFTPSMLALRIWISAGAYRSANGLQALARRSGQMARDVALEKAARNTTLHDLIWDQPTEVDGDMPDTGDMSPNIEDIKRVLSPQTKSQPVASEATLSATPDSEEKAPSGGKDAAE encoded by the coding sequence ATGATCGGGATCATTGATTGGGCAGCAAACCGCGCCCGAATGGTCATCGCCTTCGTGATCCTGTCGGTTCTGTCCGGCGCGATCGCCTATGTCAGTCTGCCGAAAGAAGGAGAGCCGGACATTGAAATCCCGGCTCTTTTTGTTTCGGTCCCCTTTCCCGGTATTTCCGCTGCTGATGCCGAACAGCTTCTTCTGCGCCCGATGGAAACGGAACTGGCCGACATTGACGGGCTGAAAACCATGTCCGGCACCGCCGCCGAAGGCTATGCAGGCGTGGCGTTGGAATTCGAGTTCGGCTGGAACAAGACCAACGTCATGGCGGATGTGCGCGACGCGATGAACTCGGCCGAAGGGAAGTTTCCGCAGGGGTTTGACAGCTATTCTGTCAATGAAATCAACTTCTCGGAATTCCCGATCATCATCGTAAACCTGACCGGAAACGTGCCCGAACGTACGCTGGTACGACTGGCGCGTGAATTGCAGGATGAATTGGAAGGGTTGGATGCGGTGCTCGAGGCATCGCTGACCGGCTATCGCGACGAGATGCTTGAGGTCGAGATCGACCCTTTGAAGCTGGAAGCGTACAACGTGACAGCGGGCGAGCTTATCCAGGTGGTGCAAAACAACAACCAATTGATCGCAGCTGGTGACATCAAGACGCCCACTGGGTCAACCGCCGTCAAGATACCTTCGTCCTTTGATGAGGTGAAGGATGTTTACGATCTACCGGTCAAGGTCAATGACGACAGCGTGGTGACTCTGGGCGATCTGGCGACGATCCGTCTGACTTTTGAGGACCGCGAGGGCACGGCACGGTTCAATGGCGACACCACGGTGGCGCTGCAAGTGGTGAAGCGGAAAGGATACAATCTGATCGACACGGCCGCAGAAGTGCGCGACCTGGTGGATGAAACCCGCAACAGTTGGCCCAAAGAGCTGCAACAAGCCGTACAGATCGGCACGTCAAACGACCAAAGCTATGTGGTCGACAGCATGGTGCGCCAATTGGAGGGCTCAGTCATCACTGCGATTGCGCTGGTCATGATTGTGGTGCTGGGGGCGCTCGGCATCAGGCCCGCACTCTTGGTGGGCTTTGCAATTCCGACCTCATTCCTTTTGACCTTTGCACTGTTTGGCGCACTTGGGGTCACAATCTCGAACATCGTGATGTTTGGCCTGATCCTTGCGGTGGGGATGCTTGTAGACGGTGCCATCGTGGTGGTCGAATATGCCGACAAGAAGATCACCGAAGGCGTGGGCCCAATGGCTGCCTATACGGCCGCGGCAAAACGAATGTTCTGGCCCATTGTCAGTTCGACCGCGACGACGCTGTGCGCCTTCCTGCCCATGCTGTTTTGGCCCGGCATTCCCGGCGAGTTTATGGGCTGGCTGCCTAAGACACTGATCTTCGTCCTGATGGCGTCTCTGCTGGTGGCGCTAATCTATCTGCCGGTGGTTGGCGGCGTGTCGGGTCGGATCAGCCGAACGATAGGCTTCTTGTCCGATGCCCTGCGGGGGCTTCCGGTGTGGCTGCGTGCGCTGTTGGTTCTGCCCTCAGCCTATGTACTGTTTCTGTCCGGTTTCCAATTATTAAACCCCGGCTATCTATTCGGCGGCGTGCCTCCGTTCGAAGGCGCAATGTCAATTCTGCCCGGCGCGTTGCTGTTCGTTTTGGGGGCGACCGCCACGTCGGTCACGCTGGGATCGCTCAGCTGGCATCGTGAGGCGCAAAGGATCCAGGGTGGCTATCGCCGGACCTGGTTTGGGCATCTGATCCACTTCATCTCGGGCAACCCAATCATGCCGCTGGTGTCCATCGCGCTGGTCATCGGTTTCGTGGTGTCCACGTTTATGATGTATGGCCGCAACAACCTGGGCGTCGAATTCTTCGCCGACAGTGAACCGGAACAGGCCATCGTCTATGTGCGTGCCCGTGGCAACCTGAGCCTTGAAGAACAGGATGCGATGGTGAAACAGGCGGAAGAAATTGCCTTGTCCACAAAAGGCATCGACAGTGTTTTCGCCTTTGCAGGCTCAGGCGGGTTGAACCAGAACACAGGCGGAGCCATGGGGCCGCGCGACAGCATCGGCCAGTTGCAAATCGAACTGGTGGCATGGGTGGATCGCCCATCAATCGAACAGGACGCGCCACTGTTTGGGCTGATCCCGTTCACCACCACCGAGATTGATCCCGAATTTGACGGCGATGTGGTCATGGCCCGGTTGGAGGAACGACTGGCCACCCTGCCCGGCATTCGTACCGAAGTGTTGAACCTGAACCGGGGTCCAGCATCGGCCAAGCCCGTGCATCTGCGCCTTAAGGGCGATGATTGGGACGCGTTGGAGCAAGCCGCGAACATGGCCATCGCTCAGTTCGACGCCACCCCCGGCCTGACCGCCATTGAAGACACACTGCCCCTGCCCGGCATTGACTGGCAGATCGAGGTGGATGTGGAAGAAGCTGGTCGCTACGGCACGGATGTGGCCACGGTTGGTGGCATGGTTCAGCTTGTGACCAACGGTATCTTGCTGGACACAATGCGGGTCGATAGCTCGGACGAGGAAATTGAGATCCGCGTGCGGTTACCGGAACAAGATAGGGTCCTGTCCACACTGGACGGACTTAAAATTCGTACCGCAACCGGGCTGGTGCCGATGTCGAACTTCGTCACCCGAAAACCGGTGCCCAGCCTTGCCCAGATCGACCGCGTCGATCAAAGCCGCTACTACGACGTGAAGGCGGGCGTGCAGGACGGGCTGGTCCGACTGACCGACCCCGAAGGAGGCGAGCGGTATGTGAACGCCGCCGAGGCTGACCGGATCATGGCAACCGGTGAAGGCGCCAATCTGACCCGCATACCGGTGACGCCCGGCGATCGGATTGCTGCCCTGACAAAATGGATTGATGGGGCCGATCTGCCCGCAGGCGTCAGTTATGAATGGACTGGCGATCAGGAGGATCAGGCGGAAAGTCAGGCTTTCCTTGGACAAGCCTTCATAGGCGCGCTTGGGATGATGTTCATCATTCTGCTGGCGCAGTTCAACAGCCTCTACAACTCAGTTCTGGTGTTGTTGGCGGTGGTGCTGTCGACCACAGGCGTGCTGATCGGGATGATGGTGATGCAGCAACCGTTCTCGATCATCATGACCGGCACCGGGATCGTGGCGTTGGCGGGGATCGTGGTGAACAACAACATCGTCCTGATCGACACCTATCAGGATTATGCCCGCTATATGCCCAAGATCGAAGCGATCACCCGCACCGCCGAGGCCCGTATCCGCCCGGTTCTTCTGACCACGATCACAACGATGGCTGGTCTTGCCCCGATGATGCTTGGCCTGTCGCTGGATTTCTTTAACGGCGGCTATTCACTGGACGCCCCCACCGCCCTGTGGTGGAAACAACTGGCCACGGCAGTGGTTTTCGGGCTGGGCATCGCGACCGTGCTAACGCTGGTATTCACGCCGTCGATGCTGGCGCTGCGCATCTGGATTTCTGCAGGCGCGTATCGGTCTGCGAACGGCTTGCAAGCGCTCGCCCGCCGATCGGGACAAATGGCGCGCGATGTCGCGTTGGAAAAGGCCGCGCGCAATACGACCCTGCATGATTTGATTTGGGATCAGCCGACGGAAGTGGACGGCGACATGCCAGACACCGGGGACATGTCGCCCAATATTGAAGATATCAAACGCGTCCTTTCACCGCAGACCAAATCACAACCCGTCGCGTCTGAAGCGACACTCTCCGCAACACCGGATTCGGAAGAAAAAGCTCCGTCGGGCGGAAAAGACGCCGCAGAATAG
- a CDS encoding ABC transporter ATP-binding protein/permease produces the protein MAPSRITSTEAPKNGWRTIKRVAPYLWPEDKPWVKRRVVIALVMLLASKIVSVLTPFLYKGAVDVLSGEATGEAWALAAGAVGLTLAYGMARIMTNGFQQLRDAVFARVGQRALRQLALETFTHIHRLSMRYHITRKTGGLSRIIERGVKGVEFLLRFMLFSMGPLVLELALISAILFFVFDVWYLAVVVGTIGAYVWFTFRVTEWRVRIRKEMNDQDTDANQKAIDSLLNFETVKYFGAERREAERYDVAMAGYEQAALKTSYSLAFLNFGQALLITLGLVGVMVLAAIGVQAGDLTVGDFVMVNAYMIQITMPLNFLGTVYREIRQSLVDMGEMFDLLEQPAEVTDKPGAPDIKITGGALSFDDLRFGYDPARPILKGVSIDVPAGKTVAIVGPSGSGKSTIGRLLFRFYDVSSGSLKIDGQDVRDVTQDSLHGVIGVVPQDTVLFNDSVYYNIAYGRPEASREEVEGAAKAARIHDFIMSLPDGYDTQVGERGLKLSGGEKQRVGIARTLLKNPPILLLDEATSALDTQTERDIQESLREMGEGRTVITIAHRLSTIVDADEIIVLEAGEVIERGSHDSLLAQDGRYAAMWARQASEAAQEDTTDPNPMTATGHLKLAE, from the coding sequence ATGGCTCCCTCCCGTATCACCTCGACCGAAGCGCCAAAGAACGGTTGGCGCACGATCAAACGTGTCGCGCCTTATCTGTGGCCCGAGGATAAACCTTGGGTGAAACGACGGGTGGTGATCGCGTTGGTGATGCTTTTGGCGTCCAAAATCGTATCGGTCCTGACGCCGTTTCTTTATAAAGGTGCGGTTGATGTGCTGAGCGGCGAGGCAACCGGGGAAGCTTGGGCGCTGGCGGCAGGTGCGGTTGGATTGACGTTGGCTTATGGCATGGCGCGGATCATGACCAACGGATTCCAACAATTGCGCGACGCGGTGTTTGCGCGTGTGGGCCAGCGCGCCTTGCGTCAACTGGCGCTAGAGACGTTCACCCACATTCACCGCTTGTCCATGCGCTATCACATCACGCGAAAGACAGGCGGGTTGTCACGGATTATCGAACGCGGTGTGAAGGGGGTCGAGTTCCTTTTACGCTTTATGCTGTTTTCGATGGGGCCGCTGGTGTTGGAGCTTGCACTGATCTCGGCGATCCTGTTTTTCGTCTTTGATGTCTGGTATCTGGCCGTCGTTGTCGGCACCATCGGGGCCTATGTCTGGTTCACCTTCAGAGTGACCGAATGGCGTGTGCGCATCCGCAAGGAAATGAACGATCAGGACACGGACGCGAACCAGAAGGCCATCGACAGTCTGCTGAACTTCGAGACCGTGAAGTATTTCGGTGCTGAAAGGCGTGAAGCGGAACGCTACGACGTTGCCATGGCCGGGTATGAACAAGCCGCGCTGAAAACATCCTATTCGCTGGCGTTCCTGAACTTTGGGCAAGCGCTATTGATAACGCTGGGGCTTGTCGGCGTGATGGTGCTGGCTGCAATCGGTGTGCAGGCTGGCGACCTGACTGTCGGCGATTTCGTCATGGTCAATGCCTATATGATCCAGATCACCATGCCCCTGAACTTTCTGGGCACCGTCTATCGCGAAATTCGCCAATCCTTGGTTGATATGGGCGAGATGTTTGACCTGTTGGAGCAACCCGCAGAAGTAACGGACAAACCCGGTGCCCCAGATATCAAGATCACCGGTGGAGCGTTGTCCTTTGACGATTTGCGGTTTGGCTATGATCCTGCGCGCCCGATCCTGAAAGGGGTGTCGATTGATGTCCCAGCAGGAAAGACGGTTGCGATTGTCGGGCCTTCCGGTTCGGGAAAGTCAACCATCGGACGACTTCTGTTTCGGTTCTATGACGTCAGCAGTGGCAGTTTGAAGATTGACGGGCAAGATGTGCGTGATGTGACGCAAGACAGCCTGCATGGGGTGATCGGCGTGGTGCCGCAGGACACGGTATTGTTCAATGACAGCGTATATTACAACATTGCCTATGGTCGCCCTGAGGCCTCGCGCGAGGAAGTGGAAGGTGCAGCCAAGGCCGCCAGGATTCACGATTTCATCATGAGCCTGCCCGATGGCTACGACACCCAGGTGGGCGAACGTGGCTTGAAACTGTCGGGGGGTGAGAAACAGCGCGTGGGCATCGCCCGGACGCTTCTGAAAAATCCGCCGATCCTGTTGCTGGACGAAGCGACCTCGGCGCTGGATACCCAGACCGAGCGGGACATCCAGGAAAGCCTGCGTGAGATGGGCGAGGGGCGCACGGTGATCACCATCGCCCATCGCCTGTCCACCATCGTGGATGCCGATGAAATCATCGTGCTCGAAGCGGGCGAGGTCATTGAACGGGGCAGCCACGACAGCCTGCTGGCGCAAGACGGCCGCTATGCGGCCATGTGGGCGCGCCAAGCCAGCGAAGCTGCGCAAGAGGACACGACCGACCCCAACCCGATGACTGCCACCGGACATCTGAAGCTGGCCGAATGA
- a CDS encoding winged helix-turn-helix domain-containing protein codes for MAHDTRLEIVRLLVPCGKNGMAAGAIAKAIGVSASGLSFHLAQLEAAGLLTSRKASRHVIYAADCKALGGVIAYLLNDCCARDPDICACTGQDVDVEHQSKRTHTSQP; via the coding sequence ATGGCACATGACACGCGGTTAGAAATCGTGCGTCTTCTTGTGCCTTGCGGCAAAAACGGGATGGCCGCCGGCGCAATAGCCAAGGCGATTGGTGTTTCAGCATCGGGTTTGTCGTTTCACTTGGCACAATTGGAAGCAGCGGGACTGCTGACCTCGCGCAAGGCATCACGACATGTCATATATGCAGCCGACTGCAAGGCGCTGGGTGGTGTCATCGCATATTTGTTAAACGATTGCTGCGCACGCGACCCCGATATCTGTGCCTGCACCGGCCAGGACGTCGACGTTGAACATCAAAGCAAACGAACTCATACTTCTCAGCCTTAG
- a CDS encoding Ig-like domain-containing protein → MTTETGNAGNATGIKVAAGAVLAVAIGVALYFWVQKPSSVLPDPIAETSAPPTEMPEIDASPSDAEHSTPDDVADAAVDTETPSDTPPGFDVVRVDPDGSAVVAGHAEPGSTIQLTIDGAPLEDVEVGSDGNFVALLDLPVEAPSTLGFSTLDDSGKVVENSESSQTVLIAPAVSDPTPEPVTAAPESEALAAADPDTPGMETPETTANAPQVLLADDEGIAVLQDGTGSPAVDNIVIDAITYDESGDVALSGRGQGGANLRIYLNNKPIEIGEVAQSGQWRVPLPEVDSGVYTLRVDELAEDGSVTSRTETPFKREEPTQLAAVTNADTSAPKARVEAVTVQPGSTLWAIAREHLGEGPLYVRVFAANREQIRDPDLIYPGQVFAIPEAE, encoded by the coding sequence ATGACGACAGAAACAGGCAACGCTGGCAATGCGACCGGAATAAAAGTGGCGGCAGGAGCGGTTCTTGCAGTCGCTATTGGTGTGGCGTTGTATTTCTGGGTGCAGAAACCGTCATCTGTATTGCCCGACCCAATAGCTGAAACATCAGCGCCACCGACGGAAATGCCTGAGATCGATGCTTCGCCGTCAGATGCCGAGCACTCGACGCCCGATGATGTTGCAGATGCTGCGGTAGATACAGAGACCCCGTCTGACACACCGCCGGGATTTGATGTTGTCCGTGTGGATCCGGATGGCAGTGCTGTTGTGGCTGGCCATGCCGAACCCGGAAGCACCATTCAACTGACCATTGACGGTGCACCGCTTGAGGATGTCGAAGTCGGCAGCGATGGCAACTTTGTTGCGCTGCTGGACCTTCCCGTCGAAGCCCCTAGCACACTTGGGTTTTCGACGCTTGATGACAGCGGGAAAGTCGTCGAGAACAGCGAAAGCTCGCAAACTGTCCTGATCGCGCCGGCCGTATCTGACCCGACGCCTGAGCCGGTGACGGCAGCTCCAGAAAGCGAAGCACTTGCCGCGGCAGATCCAGACACCCCAGGCATGGAAACGCCCGAGACCACGGCCAACGCCCCTCAGGTTCTGTTGGCCGATGATGAGGGTATAGCTGTTTTGCAGGATGGCACTGGTAGTCCAGCAGTCGATAATATCGTCATAGACGCAATCACTTACGACGAATCTGGCGACGTCGCTTTGTCGGGGCGTGGGCAAGGTGGTGCCAATCTGCGGATATATCTGAACAATAAACCGATTGAAATCGGCGAGGTAGCCCAAAGCGGTCAATGGCGCGTTCCGTTGCCTGAGGTGGACAGCGGTGTATATACGCTTAGAGTCGATGAACTGGCCGAAGATGGATCTGTCACATCGCGCACTGAAACCCCGTTCAAACGAGAAGAACCCACCCAGTTGGCCGCAGTGACAAATGCAGACACATCCGCCCCGAAAGCGCGGGTCGAGGCCGTAACGGTGCAACCGGGATCAACACTTTGGGCTATCGCACGCGAACATCTTGGGGAAGGGCCGCTTTACGTGCGCGTATTTGCGGCCAATAGAGAGCAGATCCGGGATCCTGATCTGATTTATCCGGGACAGGTCTTTGCGATCCCTGAAGCAGAGTAA
- a CDS encoding TIGR00730 family Rossman fold protein — translation MTQHTASVCVYCGSRFGTDSAYRDAATALGTALAGNGWRLVYGAGDVGLMGTVAVAAQLEGAQTFGVIPKHLMKWEVGKRDLTTFIVTENMHERKKVMFMNSDAVVVLPGGAGSLDEFFEVLTWRQLGLHAKPILLLNINGFWDPLVTLLDHVIDNGFAEDSLRNFVTVVPDVDQALTALRDALS, via the coding sequence ATGACACAGCACACGGCATCAGTTTGCGTTTACTGCGGCTCGCGGTTTGGTACGGATTCCGCCTATCGCGACGCTGCCACCGCACTTGGCACAGCCTTGGCCGGGAACGGTTGGCGACTGGTCTATGGGGCTGGAGATGTCGGGCTGATGGGCACGGTTGCCGTCGCCGCCCAGCTTGAAGGTGCGCAAACATTCGGGGTCATCCCGAAACACCTAATGAAATGGGAGGTGGGCAAACGCGACCTGACCACCTTCATCGTGACAGAAAACATGCATGAGCGTAAAAAAGTCATGTTCATGAATTCGGACGCCGTGGTGGTTCTGCCCGGCGGCGCAGGGTCACTGGACGAATTTTTCGAGGTGCTGACTTGGCGCCAGCTTGGACTGCATGCCAAACCAATTCTGCTATTGAACATCAACGGATTCTGGGATCCGCTGGTTACGCTTTTGGACCACGTGATCGACAATGGGTTTGCCGAAGACAGCTTGCGCAATTTCGTGACCGTTGTGCCGGATGTGGATCAGGCGCTCACCGCCCTGCGCGACGCCTTGTCGTGA